In Synechococcus sp. MU1643, a single window of DNA contains:
- a CDS encoding FAD-dependent oxidoreductase, translated as MTAASDSAVCVLGGGLMGLAVAHQLARRGQRMTVISRRRSEAAGFVAAGMLAPHAEGLSGELLELGQASLELIPRWVAQIEGDSGLGCGLRTSGIVVPFRTAAEREAYPTASLGQTLDRTGLEREIPGLGLEWSTGLLFEQDGQIDNRRQLMRALERACVSLGVQFMEGAEVLALERDSTGQLCGIRLRSAEGEQQQLSCRQAVLCSGAWSQQLVPQLPVFPVKGQMLSLQGPREALKRVIFGPGTYLVPREDGLIVVGATSERGAGFAEGLTPDGQKQLQTGIACLLPTAANWPPMERWWGFRPCTPDEGPLLGPGPLPGLWLACGHHRNGVLLAAITAELTAGGVMKKAPNAAEKALLEAFRWNRFEN; from the coding sequence ATGACTGCCGCCTCTGACTCAGCCGTCTGTGTTTTGGGCGGGGGCCTGATGGGCTTGGCCGTTGCTCATCAGCTGGCCCGTCGCGGACAGCGTATGACCGTGATCAGCCGCCGCCGCAGCGAAGCAGCAGGCTTTGTTGCTGCAGGGATGCTGGCACCCCATGCCGAAGGCTTGAGCGGCGAGTTGTTGGAGCTGGGCCAAGCCAGCCTCGAGCTGATCCCTCGTTGGGTGGCACAGATCGAGGGTGACAGCGGCCTGGGTTGCGGCCTGCGCACCAGCGGCATCGTGGTGCCGTTCCGGACAGCGGCCGAGCGGGAGGCTTACCCCACCGCGAGCCTCGGACAAACCTTGGACCGCACCGGGCTGGAGCGGGAAATCCCAGGCTTGGGGCTGGAGTGGAGCACGGGGTTGCTGTTCGAGCAGGACGGCCAGATCGACAACCGCAGGCAATTGATGCGGGCCCTGGAGCGCGCCTGTGTGTCCCTGGGCGTGCAGTTCATGGAAGGGGCCGAGGTGCTTGCTCTGGAGCGGGATTCCACGGGACAGCTCTGCGGCATCCGTCTGCGCAGCGCCGAAGGGGAACAGCAGCAACTGAGCTGCCGGCAGGCGGTGCTCTGCAGTGGCGCCTGGAGCCAACAACTGGTGCCGCAACTGCCGGTGTTCCCAGTAAAAGGCCAGATGCTGTCGCTTCAAGGGCCGCGGGAGGCACTGAAGCGGGTGATCTTCGGCCCCGGCACCTATCTGGTTCCACGTGAAGACGGATTGATCGTGGTGGGAGCCACCAGCGAACGGGGCGCAGGATTTGCTGAAGGCCTCACGCCCGATGGCCAAAAACAACTGCAAACGGGCATCGCCTGCCTGCTGCCAACAGCAGCCAACTGGCCCCCAATGGAGCGTTGGTGGGGGTTCCGGCCTTGCACACCCGACGAAGGCCCCTTGCTCGGCCCTGGTCCACTGCCAGGCCTATGGCTGGCCTGCGGGCATCACCGCAATGGCGTTTTACTCGCTGCCATCACGGCTGAGCTGACGGCGGGCGGAGTCATGAAAAAAGCCCCCAACGCAGCCGAAAAGGCGTTGTTGGAGGCTTTCCGGTGGAACCGATTCGAAAACTGA
- the gatB gene encoding Asp-tRNA(Asn)/Glu-tRNA(Gln) amidotransferase subunit GatB: MADAATQPAWEAVIGLETHVQLGTDSKIFTAASTTFGDDPNTHIDPVVCGLPGTLPVLNKKVLEYAVKAAMALNLNIAEHSKFDRKQYFYPDLPKNYQISQYDEPIAEEGWIEVEVAEKGKDTYMKTIGIERLHMEEDAGKLVHAGSDRLAGSTHSLVDYNRAGVALAEIVSKPDLRTGREAAEYASEIRRIMRYLGVSDGNMQEGSLRCDVNISVRRGPDAPFGTKVEIKNMNSFSAIQKACEYEIKRQIKAYETGEPIVQETRLWDEGKQLTKSMRSKEGASDYRYFPDPDLGPIEVSVDQRESWRAELPELPAVKRHRYADDLGLSQYDARVLTDERPMADYFEAVVGAGADAKLAANWITGDIAAHVNSNRLSYAELPFRPEQLAEMVQLIDGGKISGKIAKEILPELLEKGGSPKAIVDERGLGMISDPAAIEAIVDELLGAHPDEVEAFRGGKTKLQGFFVGQLMKKTGGKADPKLANQILSKKLKG; encoded by the coding sequence ATGGCCGACGCAGCAACCCAACCGGCCTGGGAGGCCGTGATCGGTCTCGAGACCCACGTGCAGCTGGGAACGGACAGCAAAATTTTCACGGCGGCTTCGACCACCTTTGGCGATGACCCCAACACCCACATCGACCCGGTGGTGTGCGGTCTGCCTGGCACGTTGCCGGTGCTCAACAAGAAGGTCCTCGAGTACGCGGTGAAGGCGGCGATGGCCCTCAACCTCAACATCGCCGAACACAGCAAGTTCGACCGCAAGCAGTACTTCTATCCCGATCTCCCGAAGAACTATCAGATCTCCCAGTACGACGAGCCGATCGCGGAGGAAGGTTGGATCGAGGTGGAGGTCGCTGAAAAAGGAAAGGACACCTACATGAAGACGATCGGCATCGAGCGTCTTCACATGGAGGAGGACGCCGGCAAGTTGGTGCATGCCGGCAGCGACCGTTTGGCGGGATCCACCCATTCCTTGGTGGATTACAACCGCGCTGGTGTGGCTTTGGCCGAGATCGTCAGCAAGCCGGATTTGCGCACCGGTCGCGAGGCTGCGGAATACGCCTCGGAGATCCGCCGGATCATGCGTTACCTGGGCGTGAGCGACGGCAATATGCAGGAGGGTTCCTTGCGTTGCGACGTCAACATCTCCGTGCGTCGGGGGCCGGATGCGCCTTTCGGGACGAAGGTGGAAATCAAGAACATGAACTCGTTTTCGGCCATCCAAAAGGCCTGTGAGTACGAGATCAAGCGTCAGATCAAGGCCTACGAAACCGGTGAGCCGATCGTTCAGGAGACCCGCCTCTGGGACGAGGGAAAGCAGCTCACCAAGAGCATGCGCAGCAAGGAAGGGGCCAGCGATTACCGCTACTTCCCGGATCCCGACCTGGGCCCGATTGAGGTGAGTGTGGATCAGCGGGAGTCCTGGCGTGCTGAGCTGCCCGAGCTGCCGGCAGTCAAACGCCATCGCTACGCCGATGATCTGGGCCTCTCCCAGTACGACGCGCGGGTGCTCACCGATGAGCGTCCGATGGCCGACTACTTCGAGGCCGTTGTGGGCGCTGGTGCTGACGCCAAGCTTGCGGCGAACTGGATCACCGGAGACATTGCTGCCCACGTGAACAGCAACCGGCTCAGCTATGCCGAACTGCCCTTCCGGCCTGAGCAGTTGGCCGAGATGGTTCAACTGATCGATGGGGGCAAGATCAGCGGAAAGATTGCCAAGGAGATCCTTCCTGAGCTGCTGGAGAAAGGCGGCTCACCCAAAGCGATCGTCGACGAGCGCGGCCTCGGCATGATCAGCGATCCGGCGGCCATTGAGGCGATCGTCGATGAGCTGTTGGGTGCCCATCCCGATGAGGTGGAGGCCTTCCGCGGCGGCAAGACCAAGCTGCAGGGCTTCTTCGTCGGACAGTTGATGAAGAAGACCGGTGGTAAAGCTGATCCCAAGCTTGCTAACCAGATTCTGAGCAAGAAACTCAAGGGTTGA
- a CDS encoding 2OG-Fe(II) oxygenase, whose protein sequence is MSGAAAIPDAWKGWLLQNRDRGCDPEGLMQRALDQGFSREAIAAVLQSSTPDWLAWFESPLTRKEHRPRAWRLDTSLAQVYELQALLSHEECGQVIDAINASLQPSTVTRGSSDYRTSRTCHLRQNHPQLAATLDQRFAALFGVDPRLSEPIQGQRYDPGEYFKEHTDWFSPGTEEYATHTDSGGQRTWTVMVYLNAVERGGETLFRRLGRSFTPVPGMALAWNNLQADGTPNPFTLHEALPVEVGHKWVITKWFRADFGRNG, encoded by the coding sequence ATGAGTGGAGCGGCAGCCATTCCCGATGCCTGGAAGGGGTGGTTGCTGCAGAACAGGGACAGAGGCTGTGATCCTGAGGGGCTGATGCAGCGGGCCCTCGATCAGGGGTTTTCGCGAGAGGCGATTGCGGCTGTTCTCCAGTCGTCCACGCCGGATTGGCTCGCTTGGTTTGAGTCACCCCTCACTCGAAAGGAGCACCGGCCCCGCGCCTGGCGGCTCGATACCTCACTCGCCCAGGTGTACGAGCTGCAGGCCCTGCTAAGCCATGAGGAGTGCGGGCAAGTGATCGACGCCATCAATGCGTCACTGCAGCCGTCGACGGTGACCCGCGGCAGCAGCGACTACCGCACCAGCCGCACCTGCCATCTGCGTCAGAACCATCCCCAGCTGGCGGCGACCCTGGATCAGCGCTTTGCGGCCTTATTCGGCGTGGATCCGCGCCTCTCGGAACCGATTCAGGGGCAGCGCTACGACCCCGGCGAGTACTTCAAGGAACACACGGACTGGTTTTCGCCGGGCACCGAGGAATACGCCACCCACACCGACAGTGGCGGCCAACGCACCTGGACAGTGATGGTCTATCTCAACGCTGTGGAGCGGGGTGGAGAGACGCTGTTCCGCCGCCTGGGGCGGTCGTTCACGCCGGTGCCCGGCATGGCGTTGGCCTGGAACAACCTTCAGGCCGATGGCACCCCCAACCCCTTCACGCTGCATGAGGCCTTGCCGGTGGAGGTGGGCCACAAATGGGTGATCACCAAGTGGTTCCGTGCCGACTTTGGGCGTAACGGCTAG
- the coaE gene encoding dephospho-CoA kinase (Dephospho-CoA kinase (CoaE) performs the final step in coenzyme A biosynthesis.), with translation MAPGELFSQRRIGLTGGIASGKSSVGRWLAQQGLPVLDADQFAREALAPERQATHTVLQRYGSTVQAEGGAAVDRAALGRIVFQDPAERQWLEQLIHPLVRERFDQALSLHAKKPAVVLMIPLLFEAGLESLCSEIWLVDCHASQQLERLIARDGLSIEAAQARIAAQWPLSRKRDLADHVITNKGQPGAWRAQAVGLLNATEKAKPD, from the coding sequence ATGGCGCCTGGCGAGCTTTTCTCGCAACGACGCATCGGTCTCACGGGCGGAATTGCAAGCGGCAAGAGCAGCGTGGGCCGTTGGTTAGCCCAACAAGGTCTTCCGGTGTTGGATGCGGATCAATTCGCCCGAGAGGCTCTCGCGCCTGAGCGCCAGGCCACCCACACCGTGCTGCAGCGGTATGGCTCCACGGTCCAGGCCGAGGGAGGCGCGGCCGTCGACCGAGCTGCTCTGGGTCGGATCGTGTTCCAAGACCCCGCTGAGCGTCAGTGGCTCGAGCAACTGATTCACCCGCTCGTTCGGGAGCGCTTCGACCAAGCACTCAGCCTCCATGCCAAAAAGCCAGCCGTCGTGCTGATGATCCCACTGCTATTCGAGGCGGGTTTGGAGTCGCTCTGCAGCGAAATCTGGCTGGTCGACTGCCATGCATCCCAGCAACTCGAGCGCTTGATCGCCAGAGACGGGCTGAGCATTGAAGCCGCTCAAGCCCGCATTGCCGCTCAATGGCCTCTGAGTCGCAAACGCGACTTGGCCGACCACGTTATTACCAATAAAGGCCAACCCGGCGCTTGGCGAGCCCAGGCCGTGGGGCTACTCAACGCAACAGAAAAAGCAAAACCCGACTAG
- the argJ gene encoding bifunctional glutamate N-acetyltransferase/amino-acid acetyltransferase ArgJ: protein MASSWQPIQGGVTAPNGFQAAGIVAGLKPSGKPDLALVLAPEAAVCAGTFTTSVVRAACVDLCRDRLVSHGGQARAVLINSGQANACTGDRGLVDSQRATQVLADQLGIDAESVLICSTGVIGVPIPMTTLLAGLAPLVEALDDAGGDAAANAILTTDLVDKQVALELELEGRRVRIGGMAKGSGMIHPDMATMLGFFSCDAGVDAGVWQGMVQRAVQRSFNAITVDGDTSTNDTVLAFAAGPPLAQEHHAVLEQGLTQAMQQLAQAIARDGEGATCLIEVQVEGAIDEAAALQVARTVCGSSLVKTAVHGRDPNWGRIVAAAGRSGVSFEPDAVALWIGQYQLMAAGQPVAFDRAAASDILRQEHVPIRLCLGDGSGCGQAWGCDLSDQYVRINADYTT from the coding sequence ATGGCTTCTTCTTGGCAACCGATCCAGGGTGGTGTGACGGCACCGAATGGGTTCCAGGCTGCAGGCATCGTTGCTGGCCTGAAGCCTTCGGGTAAGCCTGATCTGGCGCTGGTGTTGGCACCGGAGGCGGCTGTTTGTGCGGGCACCTTCACCACCTCAGTGGTGCGGGCGGCCTGTGTTGATCTCTGCCGCGATCGCCTCGTCAGCCATGGCGGCCAGGCCCGTGCTGTGTTGATCAACTCCGGTCAGGCCAATGCCTGCACCGGGGATCGCGGTTTGGTTGACAGTCAGCGCGCCACCCAGGTGCTAGCGGATCAGCTCGGCATCGATGCGGAGTCGGTGTTGATCTGCTCCACAGGCGTGATTGGTGTGCCGATTCCGATGACGACCCTCTTGGCTGGCTTGGCTCCTTTGGTTGAAGCCCTGGATGACGCGGGTGGTGATGCCGCTGCCAACGCCATCCTCACTACCGATCTGGTGGACAAGCAGGTGGCACTTGAACTGGAGCTGGAGGGGCGCAGGGTGCGCATTGGAGGGATGGCCAAGGGTTCGGGAATGATTCATCCCGACATGGCCACGATGCTGGGCTTTTTCAGTTGCGATGCCGGTGTTGATGCCGGTGTTTGGCAGGGGATGGTGCAACGCGCGGTGCAGCGTTCCTTCAACGCCATCACTGTTGATGGAGACACCAGCACCAACGACACCGTGCTGGCCTTTGCGGCAGGCCCACCGCTGGCCCAAGAGCACCATGCCGTTTTGGAACAGGGCCTGACCCAGGCGATGCAGCAGCTCGCCCAGGCCATTGCCCGGGATGGTGAAGGGGCCACCTGTTTGATCGAGGTGCAGGTGGAGGGCGCGATTGACGAGGCCGCGGCGTTGCAGGTGGCGCGTACGGTTTGCGGCTCGTCCTTGGTAAAGACCGCTGTCCATGGCCGGGATCCGAACTGGGGGCGGATCGTGGCGGCAGCAGGTCGCTCCGGCGTGTCTTTCGAGCCGGATGCCGTTGCTCTTTGGATTGGTCAGTATCAATTGATGGCGGCCGGTCAACCCGTGGCCTTTGATCGCGCTGCAGCCAGCGACATCCTGCGGCAGGAGCATGTTCCTATTCGCCTCTGCCTCGGGGATGGTTCCGGCTGTGGTCAGGCCTGGGGATGTGACCTTTCGGATCAATACGTGCGCATTAACGCCGACTACACCACTTGA
- a CDS encoding AarF/ABC1/UbiB kinase family protein: MLGLLRALRIWRAVLSLLLLLWWDGQSWTYRGGVTAERRALRQQQRARWLTAELLSLGSAFIKLGQLLSARPDILPAGWVAELAALQDSVPAVSFDQVQTVLERELGQRCAEVIDLDPEPLGAASLAQVHRASLRSGRQVVLKVQRPGLDRLFRLDLEVMQQVAAVLQRNPSWGRGRDWPAMARECRRVLLRELDFRVEAQYAARFRQQFLDDERIRIPGVIWELSTRRLLCLDYLPGIKVNDREALIEAGIDPAAVAEVGAASYLKQLVRFGFFHADPHPGNLAVASDGALIYYDFGMMGLLSDGLRRRLGAMVRAAAARDSAALVAEMQAAGVISGGIDVGPVRRLVRLMLQEALTPPFTANAIDKLSGDLYDLVYGQPFRLPVELIFVMRALSTFEGVGRSLDPAFSLVAIAKPYLLPLMTSSGSGSNDLFNELGRQVGALSSRAAAFPRRLDESLERLEQGDLQLQVRLGESDRQFRRMALAQQSIGQSVLLGCLALATAIIGASARPLWSILPAAAALPVGLGWFRMQVKIRRDQRLEQLPGSNR; the protein is encoded by the coding sequence ATGCTTGGACTGCTGCGCGCGCTCAGGATCTGGCGCGCTGTCCTGTCGCTCCTGCTGCTGCTTTGGTGGGATGGACAGTCCTGGACCTACCGCGGTGGTGTCACCGCCGAGCGGCGAGCTCTCCGTCAGCAACAGCGAGCTCGCTGGTTGACGGCTGAGCTGCTGTCTTTGGGTTCCGCCTTCATCAAGCTGGGGCAACTGCTCTCGGCTCGCCCAGACATCCTTCCTGCGGGTTGGGTGGCCGAACTGGCAGCGCTGCAGGACAGCGTTCCGGCTGTCAGTTTTGATCAGGTGCAAACCGTGCTCGAGCGAGAGCTTGGTCAGCGCTGTGCCGAGGTGATCGACCTCGATCCCGAGCCTCTGGGCGCTGCCTCGCTGGCCCAGGTGCATCGCGCCAGCCTGCGCAGTGGCCGGCAGGTGGTGCTCAAGGTGCAGCGGCCTGGGCTCGATCGCCTGTTCCGCCTTGATCTTGAGGTGATGCAGCAGGTGGCGGCTGTGCTGCAACGCAATCCCAGTTGGGGGCGTGGTCGCGATTGGCCGGCGATGGCACGCGAATGCCGACGTGTGTTACTGCGTGAGCTCGATTTCCGCGTCGAGGCCCAGTATGCAGCGCGTTTTCGTCAGCAATTTCTGGATGACGAACGGATCAGGATCCCCGGTGTGATCTGGGAGTTGAGCACGCGCCGTTTGCTTTGTCTCGACTACCTGCCCGGCATCAAGGTCAACGACCGTGAGGCATTGATCGAAGCCGGTATTGATCCGGCTGCGGTGGCTGAGGTGGGTGCTGCCAGTTATCTCAAGCAGTTGGTGCGGTTTGGCTTCTTCCATGCCGACCCCCATCCCGGCAACCTCGCCGTGGCGAGTGATGGAGCGCTCATCTACTACGACTTCGGGATGATGGGCCTGTTGTCAGACGGCTTGCGTCGACGTCTGGGAGCCATGGTCCGCGCTGCTGCCGCCAGGGATTCAGCTGCATTGGTGGCGGAGATGCAGGCGGCCGGGGTGATCTCCGGCGGCATTGATGTGGGTCCGGTTCGCCGTCTCGTGCGGCTGATGCTGCAGGAGGCCCTCACTCCACCTTTTACGGCCAACGCGATCGACAAACTGTCCGGCGATCTTTACGACCTGGTGTATGGCCAGCCCTTTCGCCTGCCGGTTGAACTCATCTTCGTGATGCGGGCCCTGTCCACGTTTGAGGGTGTTGGCCGCAGCCTCGATCCCGCTTTTAGCTTGGTGGCGATCGCCAAGCCTTACCTCCTTCCACTCATGACCTCCAGCGGCTCCGGCAGCAACGATCTGTTCAACGAACTCGGCCGTCAAGTCGGGGCCCTCAGCAGCCGGGCTGCGGCCTTTCCACGGCGCCTCGATGAAAGCCTGGAACGCTTGGAGCAGGGTGACCTACAGCTCCAGGTGCGCTTGGGGGAATCGGATCGGCAGTTCCGTCGGATGGCCCTGGCTCAGCAATCGATTGGTCAATCGGTGTTGCTCGGATGCCTGGCTTTGGCCACCGCCATCATTGGTGCCAGTGCCCGCCCGCTGTGGTCAATTCTTCCGGCCGCTGCTGCCTTGCCTGTGGGTTTGGGCTGGTTCCGAATGCAGGTCAAGATCCGTCGTGATCAACGGTTGGAGCAGTTGCCCGGTTCCAACCGTTGA
- the eno gene encoding phosphopyruvate hydratase, protein MIDSLDLVIDTIVAREVLDSRGNPTVEAEVLLEGGAMGRAIVPSGASTGAHEAHELRDGGDRYMGKGVGQAVNHIEERIAPALCGLSALDQAAVDAAMLELDGSDNKSNLGANAILAVSMATARAAANGLGIPLYRYLGGPMANLLPVPLMNVINGGAHAANSLDFQEFMLVPHGAPSFREALRMGTEVFHTLKKLLSDKGMSTAVGDEGGFAPDLGNVEAGEILVEAISKAGYKPGEQISLALDVASTEFFENGRYAFDGGSYTSAEMVGQLEQLVDKFPIVSIEDGLAEDDWDGWKLLTERLGGKVQLVGDDLFVTNTKRLQQGIDSATANSILIKVNQIGSLTETLQAIDLAGRSGYTSVISHRSGETEDTTIADLSVATRAGQIKTGSLSRSERVAKYNQLLRIEDELGSQAVYAGAVGQGPRGKA, encoded by the coding sequence GTGATCGATTCCCTCGACCTCGTCATCGACACAATCGTGGCCCGAGAGGTGCTCGATTCCCGCGGCAACCCAACAGTTGAAGCCGAGGTGCTGCTCGAAGGAGGTGCCATGGGACGGGCCATCGTTCCCAGTGGTGCCAGCACCGGTGCCCACGAAGCCCACGAGCTGCGTGATGGAGGCGACCGCTACATGGGCAAGGGCGTGGGCCAAGCCGTGAATCACATCGAAGAGCGGATCGCACCAGCCCTCTGTGGTCTTTCTGCCCTGGATCAGGCGGCTGTGGACGCCGCGATGCTGGAGCTGGATGGAAGCGACAACAAATCCAACCTCGGAGCCAACGCGATCCTGGCGGTGAGCATGGCCACCGCCCGCGCTGCTGCCAACGGGCTGGGCATTCCCCTCTACCGCTATCTCGGCGGCCCGATGGCCAACCTGCTGCCGGTGCCGTTGATGAACGTGATCAACGGTGGCGCCCATGCCGCCAACAGCCTGGACTTCCAGGAATTCATGCTGGTCCCCCACGGCGCTCCGAGCTTCCGCGAAGCACTGCGGATGGGCACAGAGGTGTTCCACACACTCAAGAAACTGCTCAGCGACAAGGGCATGAGCACCGCCGTGGGCGATGAAGGCGGCTTCGCGCCTGATCTGGGCAATGTGGAAGCCGGCGAAATCTTGGTGGAAGCGATCAGCAAAGCGGGCTACAAGCCCGGCGAACAGATCTCCCTGGCCCTGGACGTGGCCAGCACCGAATTCTTCGAGAACGGCCGTTATGCCTTTGATGGCGGCAGCTACACCAGCGCCGAGATGGTGGGCCAACTCGAGCAACTGGTGGATAAATTCCCGATCGTTTCGATCGAGGACGGCCTGGCGGAAGACGACTGGGATGGCTGGAAGCTGCTGACCGAACGCCTCGGTGGCAAGGTGCAGCTGGTGGGTGACGACCTGTTCGTCACCAACACCAAGCGTCTGCAGCAGGGCATCGACAGCGCCACGGCCAACTCGATCCTGATCAAGGTGAACCAGATCGGTTCGCTCACCGAAACCCTTCAGGCCATCGACCTGGCAGGCCGCTCCGGCTACACCAGTGTGATCAGTCACCGCAGTGGCGAAACCGAAGACACCACAATCGCCGACCTCTCTGTCGCCACCCGCGCCGGACAGATCAAGACCGGCTCCCTCAGCCGCAGCGAGCGGGTCGCCAAATACAACCAGCTGCTTCGCATCGAAGACGAACTGGGGAGTCAGGCTGTGTACGCCGGCGCTGTTGGCCAAGGTCCCCGCGGCAAGGCCTGA
- the gloA gene encoding lactoylglutathione lyase, translating into MRMLHTMLRVADLERSLVFYTEVLGMQLLRRKDYPSGRFTLAFVGYGSEKDHTVLELTHNWDTDSYTLGDAYGHIALGVEDIHNTCAGITDKGGRVVREPGPMKHGTTVIAFVEDPDRYKVELIEMSSKAHA; encoded by the coding sequence ATGCGGATGCTTCACACCATGCTCCGGGTCGCGGATCTGGAGCGGTCTCTGGTCTTCTACACCGAGGTCCTGGGCATGCAGCTTCTGCGTCGAAAGGACTACCCCAGCGGCCGCTTCACCTTGGCCTTTGTTGGCTACGGGTCGGAGAAAGACCATACCGTCCTGGAACTCACCCACAACTGGGACACCGACAGCTACACACTGGGTGATGCCTATGGCCACATCGCGCTGGGTGTGGAGGACATCCACAACACCTGCGCCGGCATTACCGACAAGGGTGGTCGTGTGGTGCGGGAACCTGGTCCGATGAAGCACGGCACCACCGTCATCGCCTTCGTTGAGGATCCGGATCGCTACAAGGTGGAATTGATCGAGATGTCCTCCAAAGCCCACGCCTGA